One window of Helicobacter winghamensis ATCC BAA-430 genomic DNA carries:
- the dnaJ gene encoding molecular chaperone DnaJ, which translates to MEEFDYYEVLEVERTASGDEVKKAYRKMALKYHPDRNPDDKNAEEMFKKINEAYQVLSDKEKRQIYDTYGKKGLESSGFGFNDMEGSIFDIFNSVFGGGFSGFSGSSRRRSNEKYPRDLAIELELSFEEAVFGCKKEIEITYKNACLACKGSGAKDGKVTTCSACKGSGRETFSQGFMTFAQTCSKCHGSGQMVAEKCDKCSGKGFQQEKEKFEVKIPEGVDSNNQIRVQGRGNKMPDGTRGDLYVEIFAKEDAHFIRHHNDIYLEVPVFFTLVMLGGNIKIPALTKELELKIPIGVKDKQQFVFYGEGVKSVNSGKKGNFIAVINIIYPEKLDENQRNLLTQLHESFGYEYSKPISCHEGLMDKIKNWFK; encoded by the coding sequence TTGGAAGAGTTTGACTACTATGAAGTTTTAGAAGTTGAGCGTACAGCAAGCGGAGATGAAGTTAAAAAAGCTTATCGTAAAATGGCACTCAAATATCATCCTGATAGAAATCCTGATGATAAAAATGCTGAAGAAATGTTTAAAAAAATCAATGAAGCTTACCAAGTTTTAAGCGATAAAGAAAAACGCCAAATTTACGACACTTATGGCAAAAAAGGCTTAGAATCTAGTGGCTTTGGCTTTAACGATATGGAAGGAAGCATTTTTGATATTTTCAACTCTGTTTTTGGCGGTGGATTTAGTGGATTTAGTGGATCTTCAAGGCGTAGAAGCAATGAAAAATATCCACGCGATTTAGCAATAGAACTTGAACTTAGCTTTGAAGAAGCTGTTTTTGGATGCAAAAAAGAAATTGAAATCACTTACAAAAATGCGTGTTTAGCCTGCAAAGGGAGCGGTGCAAAAGATGGTAAGGTTACCACTTGTAGTGCCTGCAAGGGAAGCGGTAGAGAAACCTTCTCTCAAGGCTTTATGACTTTTGCACAAACTTGCTCTAAATGCCACGGAAGTGGACAGATGGTAGCTGAAAAGTGCGACAAATGTTCTGGAAAAGGATTTCAACAAGAAAAAGAAAAGTTTGAAGTTAAAATCCCTGAAGGTGTAGATAGTAACAATCAAATTCGCGTACAAGGGCGTGGAAATAAAATGCCAGATGGCACACGCGGAGATTTATATGTAGAAATTTTTGCTAAAGAAGATGCGCATTTTATCCGCCACCACAACGATATCTACCTTGAAGTGCCTGTGTTTTTTACTCTTGTTATGCTTGGAGGTAATATTAAGATTCCAGCACTCACAAAAGAATTAGAACTTAAAATCCCAATTGGAGTTAAGGATAAACAACAATTTGTATTCTATGGAGAAGGGGTTAAAAGTGTCAATAGCGGGAAAAAAGGTAATTTTATTGCCGTTATTAATATCATTTACCCGGAAAAATTAGATGAAAATCAACGCAATCTCCTTACACAACTTCACGAATCTTTTGGCTATGAATATTCTAAGCCAATCTCCTGCCATGAAGGCTTAATGGATAAAATCAAAAACTGGTTTAAATAA
- a CDS encoding potassium/proton antiporter, whose translation MLEIINNLNVYIVVIGVILFASVYASKISEKIGLPLLLIFLILGMLLGSDGIVGINFDNTLLAQAVGSIALIFILYSGGLDTYWDQIKPVVVSGVMLATLGVLMTAIILALFFYLMWDVTFLEALLLGSIVSSTDAAAVFMVLRSQKIQLKNNIKPLLELESGSNDPMAIFLTITVLQLIVMQGNSNIWEWLVQFVGQFAIGGALGLLCGYVFPKICAKVNISQPGLYPLISVAWLFMVFGLSALLGGNGYLSIYIAGIMTNRFAFPYKSHIIAFHDAVAWMMQIVVFLVLGLLVFPSQLPDVALQALALVFVLMFVARPLGVFISLAKSRYDNREKVFISWVGLRGAVPIILATYPFVYHLEQAQLIFNVVFFMVFISVLVQGMSLGFAARTLGITEDENAESKKDS comes from the coding sequence ATGCTAGAAATTATTAATAATTTAAATGTGTATATTGTTGTTATTGGTGTGATTTTGTTTGCTAGCGTGTATGCAAGTAAGATTTCAGAAAAAATTGGATTACCCTTATTATTAATTTTTCTTATTTTAGGAATGCTTTTAGGGAGCGATGGAATTGTTGGGATTAACTTTGATAATACACTTTTAGCACAAGCCGTTGGCTCTATCGCATTGATTTTTATCTTGTATAGTGGTGGGCTTGATACATATTGGGATCAGATTAAACCTGTAGTTGTTAGTGGTGTTATGTTGGCTACACTTGGTGTTTTGATGACTGCTATTATTCTTGCTTTGTTTTTTTATCTAATGTGGGATGTAACATTTTTAGAGGCATTATTGCTTGGCTCTATTGTATCATCCACTGATGCAGCAGCTGTTTTTATGGTGCTTCGTTCTCAAAAAATACAATTAAAAAATAATATTAAACCACTTTTGGAATTGGAATCTGGAAGCAACGATCCTATGGCGATATTTTTAACCATTACAGTGTTGCAGCTTATCGTAATGCAGGGAAACTCAAATATATGGGAATGGCTTGTGCAATTTGTAGGGCAGTTTGCTATTGGCGGTGCGCTTGGGCTTTTGTGTGGGTATGTGTTTCCAAAGATTTGTGCAAAAGTTAATATTTCACAACCAGGTCTTTATCCCCTTATTAGTGTTGCTTGGTTGTTTATGGTATTTGGATTATCTGCCTTGCTTGGTGGTAATGGATATTTAAGTATTTATATTGCTGGGATTATGACGAATCGTTTTGCTTTTCCTTATAAATCGCATATTATTGCATTTCACGATGCTGTTGCGTGGATGATGCAAATTGTAGTATTTTTAGTGCTTGGATTGCTTGTATTTCCATCACAACTTCCAGATGTTGCCTTGCAGGCATTAGCATTGGTGTTTGTGCTAATGTTTGTTGCGCGCCCTTTGGGTGTCTTTATCTCACTTGCAAAGAGTCGTTATGATAATAGAGAAAAAGTCTTTATCTCTTGGGTTGGTTTGCGTGGAGCCGTGCCTATTATTTTAGCGACTTACCCTTTTGTGTATCATTTAGAGCAGGCTCAACTTATCTTTAATGTAGTGTTTTTTATGGTGTTTATTTCTGTGTTGGTGCAAGGAATGAGTTTGGGATTTGCAGCGCGCACTTTAGGGATTACAGAAGATGAAAATGCGGAATCCAAAAAGGATTCTTAG
- the recR gene encoding recombination mediator RecR yields the protein MKSYPESFAKLVESLERIPSVGRKSAMRLAYFLAFEDKFSALQVAHNIECCVQELRTCEECGGITNQAVCEICLDATRNNGELCIVANPREIFLLEESGEFFGKYFVLDSLDKLNLEQLERSVTKFGITEIIFAFSPSLGSDSIMLYLEDKLENFGLRFTKIAQGIPTGVSLENVDQLSIIRALQSRVKI from the coding sequence ATGAAATCTTATCCTGAGAGTTTTGCAAAACTTGTAGAATCACTAGAGAGAATTCCAAGTGTTGGGAGAAAGTCTGCAATGCGTTTAGCATATTTTTTAGCATTTGAAGACAAGTTTAGTGCATTGCAAGTTGCGCATAATATAGAATGCTGTGTCCAAGAATTACGCACTTGCGAGGAATGTGGAGGGATCACAAATCAAGCGGTTTGTGAGATTTGTTTAGATGCTACACGCAATAATGGAGAGCTTTGCATTGTTGCAAATCCTAGAGAGATTTTTTTGTTAGAAGAAAGTGGAGAGTTTTTTGGTAAATATTTCGTGCTAGATAGCCTTGATAAGCTTAATTTGGAACAATTAGAACGGAGTGTTACAAAATTTGGTATCACAGAAATTATTTTTGCCTTCAGTCCATCGCTTGGAAGCGATAGTATAATGCTGTATTTGGAGGATAAATTGGAGAATTTTGGATTGCGTTTTACCAAAATTGCGCAAGGTATTCCAACGGGAGTTAGTTTGGAGAATGTTGATCAACTTTCTATTATCCGAGCTTTGCAATCGCGCGTGAAGATTTAA
- a CDS encoding RluA family pseudouridine synthase, protein MKPNKFKKTLKNQKKDSNFSKKPLKNKPPKSNFAPQTPPKLPKNAQKAYKLLALQENISNNEAKALIDRGLVNVKGKKILIARGLLAPNTRFNIQQIQTIKEIFCNENILALEKPAFLTSEEIVKSYPQWTLLHRLDKETSGILLLVKENSSFHLKAKEAFKQLQVLKQYTAIVEGILDEECEITAPLIIKKGKSAKVSISKTNEGQKAITHITPLEIFGKKTKLDIEIKTGKTHQIRAHLAHIKHPIIGDTLYGAKPANRILLHARHIALLGYNFTSNEPKEFIFKDNL, encoded by the coding sequence ATGAAACCCAACAAATTCAAAAAAACACTAAAAAATCAAAAAAAAGATTCCAACTTTTCCAAAAAGCCCTTAAAAAATAAACCACCAAAAAGCAACTTTGCACCACAAACCCCACCAAAACTTCCTAAAAATGCGCAAAAAGCCTATAAACTTCTAGCTTTGCAAGAAAATATTTCCAATAACGAAGCCAAAGCCCTAATTGACAGAGGCTTAGTAAATGTTAAGGGCAAAAAGATCTTAATTGCACGAGGACTTCTTGCTCCAAACACACGCTTTAACATTCAACAAATCCAAACAATTAAAGAGATTTTTTGCAATGAAAACATCTTAGCTCTTGAAAAACCCGCTTTTTTAACGAGTGAAGAAATTGTTAAAAGCTATCCACAATGGACACTTTTACACCGCCTTGATAAAGAAACAAGCGGAATCTTATTACTTGTAAAAGAAAATAGCTCATTTCATCTTAAAGCAAAAGAAGCTTTTAAACAGCTCCAAGTCCTAAAGCAATACACCGCTATTGTAGAAGGAATCTTGGATGAAGAATGCGAAATCACAGCTCCTCTAATTATTAAAAAAGGCAAAAGCGCAAAGGTAAGTATTAGCAAAACAAATGAAGGGCAAAAGGCAATCACACATATAACTCCCCTTGAAATTTTCGGCAAAAAAACAAAATTAGACATAGAAATAAAAACAGGCAAAACCCATCAAATCCGCGCCCATCTAGCTCATATTAAGCACCCAATTATTGGCGACACTCTCTATGGAGCAAAACCTGCAAATCGCATTTTGCTCCACGCACGCCATATCGCTTTATTAGGCTATAACTTCACTTCTAATGAACCAAAAGAATTTATCTTTAAAGATAATCTCTAA
- a CDS encoding methylated-DNA--[protein]-cysteine S-methyltransferase produces the protein MQYTGIQNSPLGEILVVDDGKAILEVRFLDFTLSPHNKNFSIKTQFKKSAFLQSNLAKESCKQSSLTLTAFSQIEEYFAQKRKVFTLPLNPKGTAFQKSVWEILRTIPYGEILSYGEVAKRLNKPNSARAIGGANHNNPIAIFIPCHRVINANGSINGYASGIQKKIELLKLEGYTPKKGLRKL, from the coding sequence ATGCAATATACTGGAATCCAAAATTCCCCCTTAGGGGAGATTCTAGTAGTTGATGATGGGAAGGCAATTTTAGAAGTACGCTTTCTAGATTTTACACTTAGTCCCCACAATAAAAATTTCTCTATCAAAACCCAATTTAAGAAAAGTGCTTTTTTGCAATCCAATTTAGCCAAAGAATCCTGCAAGCAAAGCTCTTTAACACTTACCGCTTTTTCACAGATTGAAGAATATTTCGCCCAAAAACGCAAAGTTTTTACCTTGCCACTTAATCCAAAGGGAACAGCATTTCAAAAAAGTGTTTGGGAGATTTTACGCACCATTCCCTATGGGGAAATCTTAAGTTATGGGGAAGTTGCAAAAAGATTAAATAAACCAAACTCAGCACGCGCCATAGGCGGTGCAAATCACAACAATCCCATTGCGATTTTTATTCCTTGCCACAGAGTGATTAACGCTAATGGTTCAATCAATGGCTATGCAAGTGGAATCCAAAAGAAAATAGAATTACTAAAGCTAGAAGGATACACGCCCAAAAAGGGCTTGAGGAAATTATAA
- the serA gene encoding phosphoglycerate dehydrogenase, giving the protein MSKYTIIVCDHIHKSGLDLLEKDSEVTMLNLADLPKDALKKELHKADVAITRSSTDVDTSFLDSASKLRAVVRAGVGVDNVDIEGSSKKGVVVMNVPTANTIAAVELTCAHILSAIRNFPDANAQLKVERKWKREDWYGTELKDKKLGIIGFGNIGSRVGKRMKAFEMEVIAYDPYINPAKATDVGIAYTRNFDEILSCDIITIHTPKNKETINMIDTPQIAKMKDGVILINCARGGLYNEDALYAALESGKVRWAGIDVFTKEPGTSNKLLDLKNIYVTPHIGANTLESQEKIAIQAAQAALEAARGSSFPNALNLPIKENELPNFMKAYLELVQKMAFFAIQVNKDEVRSITLEAEGEIKKYLASLSTFALVGILNATVGDKVNYVNAPYVAQERGIEVKLEGKESQGIYKNQIKLTLLTQEGKFSVSGTVFNENTPKIVNINNFALDIEPKGKMILFRNDDTPGVIGFVGTTLAKHNINIADFRLGRYGKEALALIIVDDAISQSVLDELASLEACISIKYAIL; this is encoded by the coding sequence ATGTCAAAATATACAATTATTGTTTGTGATCATATCCACAAGAGTGGTTTGGATTTATTAGAGAAAGATTCTGAAGTAACAATGCTAAATTTGGCAGATTTACCAAAAGATGCGTTAAAAAAGGAGTTGCATAAAGCAGATGTTGCAATTACTAGAAGCTCCACAGATGTGGATACTAGTTTTTTGGATTCTGCATCTAAATTGCGTGCTGTTGTGCGTGCTGGCGTTGGTGTGGATAATGTAGATATTGAAGGTTCTAGTAAAAAAGGTGTTGTTGTGATGAATGTGCCAACGGCAAATACCATTGCTGCTGTGGAGCTAACTTGCGCACATATCTTAAGTGCGATTCGTAATTTTCCAGATGCAAATGCACAGCTAAAAGTAGAAAGAAAATGGAAGCGCGAAGACTGGTATGGAACAGAACTTAAAGATAAGAAGCTAGGGATTATTGGATTTGGAAATATCGGAAGTCGTGTTGGAAAGCGTATGAAAGCTTTTGAAATGGAAGTTATTGCTTATGATCCTTATATAAATCCTGCTAAAGCTACTGATGTTGGCATTGCATATACAAGAAATTTTGATGAGATTTTAAGCTGTGATATTATTACAATCCACACGCCAAAAAATAAAGAAACTATTAATATGATTGATACGCCACAGATTGCGAAAATGAAAGATGGCGTGATTTTGATTAATTGTGCGCGTGGTGGATTATATAATGAAGATGCGTTGTATGCGGCGTTAGAATCTGGAAAGGTTAGATGGGCTGGGATTGATGTTTTTACAAAAGAGCCGGGAACTAGCAATAAACTTTTAGATTTAAAAAATATTTATGTTACACCTCATATTGGAGCCAATACATTGGAATCTCAAGAGAAGATTGCAATTCAAGCAGCGCAAGCAGCGCTTGAAGCAGCAAGAGGTTCAAGCTTCCCTAATGCACTAAATTTACCAATTAAAGAAAATGAGTTGCCAAATTTTATGAAGGCTTATTTGGAACTTGTGCAAAAAATGGCATTTTTTGCCATTCAAGTTAATAAAGATGAGGTGCGTTCTATTACTCTAGAAGCAGAAGGAGAGATTAAGAAATATCTTGCTTCGCTTTCTACTTTCGCTCTTGTTGGAATCTTAAATGCGACAGTTGGTGATAAGGTAAATTATGTCAATGCACCTTATGTAGCACAAGAGAGAGGGATTGAAGTAAAATTAGAAGGCAAAGAATCTCAAGGAATTTACAAAAATCAAATTAAACTAACACTCCTTACACAAGAAGGTAAATTTAGTGTAAGCGGAACAGTATTTAATGAAAATACGCCAAAAATTGTTAATATTAATAATTTTGCTCTTGATATTGAACCAAAGGGCAAAATGATTCTTTTTAGAAATGATGATACTCCCGGTGTTATTGGATTTGTAGGAACGACTTTGGCAAAGCATAATATTAATATTGCAGATTTTCGTTTAGGGCGTTATGGTAAGGAAGCATTAGCGTTAATTATTGTTGATGATGCAATCTCTCAAAGCGTGCTTGATGAGCTTGCCAGTCTAGAAGCGTGCATTTCTATTAAATACGCTATTTTATAA